The sequence CGCACGCGGCGTGAAGGTGCGAGCGCTGTCCGGGCACCTCACGCCCACGCATGACGGGACGCCCTTCGCTGGGCCTTGGGCGCACGCCCGCATGGCCGCCACGGACCTCGTGCACTCGCGCCTGGACCCGATTGTCGAGGCCGGTGGTGAAGTCTTCCTGTTCGGCCAGCCGCGCCTGCCGGGCTGGGACCCGGGCATCCGCGTGATCTACCCGCATGTGCACGCCAAGCTGATGACGGTGGATGGACTGCGCTGCGCGGTGGGGAGCGCCAACCCCGACGTGGTCTCGTCCTACTGGGACAGCGAGCTGCTGCTCGTCGTCGATGAACCGACCGCAGTCCAGGATTGCGAGCGGCGGATCGCTGAGCTCATCGCAACCTCGGTCCGCGTGAGCCGCGACGATCCCGCCTGGCAAGAGCGCGCTCGGCGGCGGCTGTGGATGCGTCACTGGCCCGGGATGCTGAACCTCTGACCGACAAAGCGTCTCACCCCATCGTACCGAGGCCAGCGAAGCGCCCCGCCGCGATCCCCAGGCACAGGACGCCCAGAATCAGGGCGGGCGCGAAGCCCTCGCCGAGTCGCCGATGGGTTTGAACGGCGCCGCCCATCAACACCGCGCAGCACAGCGCGGCGATGGGGGTCAGCACCGGCGCAATGCCCGTCGCGATCGGGAGCACCAACCCTGCTGCGCCCGCAACCTCGGCGAGCCCGAGCAGCTTGATGCGCCCTGGCGGCCAAGTCGCGGCCCAGTGCATTCGTGTGGCGAGCTTCTCGCGCGGCACGATCACCTTGACCAGGCCGGTGAGCATCAGCGCCAATGCGGTGAAACCTTGAGCGATCCAGAGTGCGGTGTTCATGGGGTCACCCCTCCTTGGCGCGTTGGCACCGGATGAGAAGGAACGCGCGGCAGCGGGTGGCGCAGGATGGCCGCGATTCGAAGCACGTCGGCCCCGAGCGCCTGCAGGCAGAGCTCGGTGATTTGCGCGCCGTAGGCCGCTGAGCTTCGCCCCTCGCCGATCTGCAGCAGCGCCTCGCGGATGCCTCCAAAGATGAAGTCCCGCGCTACCGCCGCGCTCGGCGCACGAAAGACGCCGAGCCGGACGCCTCGCTCCAGGTCGCGCAGCGGCAGCTCCAGGCCCCCCACCTTCCACATCCGGGCAACGAAGCGACACCAGACCGGATCCTGCTGGGCCATGGAGAAGAAGAGTCGGAGCCCGAGACCGAACCTGAGCCCCGGCTCCGAGATGCCCTCGAGGGCCGCCTCGATGACCTCGACGATTTCGCGCGTGGTCCACTCGCTGGTCGCGGCCAGGAGCTCTTCGACGCTCTCGAAATGGTTGTAGAACGTGCCTCGCGAAATGCCGGCGGCCTGCGCGAAGTCGTCGATTTTCGGCGCGTCGGGGCCCATTGCCGCAAAGACCTTGAGGGCGGCCTCGAGAATTCGGGTCTCGGTGCGCGCGCTGCGCTGACGCCCCACGCGCGTCCGATGGTCCGCCCTGCGCCGCGCCTTGGATCTTGCCGAGCCCATACCTCATGGATATTCATGTTGAACAAATGTGTCAACTTGACACGAGAGTCCACGACGCAAGTTGCTGGCGGCTCGAGCACGAGCCGGCCGGCGGGCAGGCGACCATGGGACGAACCGCAACCATCACGGATGAGCGCCTTCTCGAGGCCGCGCGCGCGGAGTTCCTCGCACACGGCATTCGCGCCACGTCGCGGGCGATTGCGCAACGGGCGGGCGTCTCCCCGGGGATGCTCTTCCTCCGCTTCGGGAGCAAGGAGGCGCTCTTCGCGGCGGCGATGAACATGAGGAACGAGACGCTGGACCTGCCGCTGGACCTCCTCGCGCGGGTGGGAAAGGGTTCCGTCCGCGACACCCTCGTCGACGTCGGCGAGCGGTTGCTCGACAAGCTCTTCTTCACCCTGCCGGGACAGCTCATGGCCTGGGCCAATCCGGATTCAGATCCGGATTCAGCTCAGGGAGACCGACAGGCCGAGGATTTCCACCAGCGCCGGTTCCCGGCCCTCCAGTTGGTGGTCGACTACTTGCGGGCGGAGGCGCGGCTCGGGCGGATCAAGCTCGCCGACCCGTTCGTGGTGGCGCAGGCCTTCAGCGGGTCGCTCTGGTTCTTCGCGTACGGGCAGGTGATGGCCGGGAAGCGCCGGGCTCCCCAAGCCGCGTCCTCCCATCGCGCGTTCGTTCAATGCCTGGTCGACACGCTCTGGGGTGGACTCCAGCCGTAGGTCACCCGCGGGCGCGCGGGACTCGAGATCACAATGCCGGTGGGTGGGGAGACTGCGACCGCGAGCCGGAGTCTTCCTTCGCAGCCGCCTCGCGCAGGGCCTCTTCCAGGCGCCCGCGGAGCTCCTCGCGGACCACACTCTGGTAAATGTCGACGGCCTCCGCGCGGGTGGAGACGACCAACTCGTCTACGTACGTGTCCTCGGCGAGGAGGACCAGCGCAGAGCTGTTCTTGAGAAGCTTGGCGCGGATGATGTCGAAGATCGTGTGGTCCGCTTCTTCTTCGTCCGTGGTTCCGAGCAGGCCGCCCACCGCGGCCCCGAGGGCCCCGCCGGCGCCAATGCCCGCCGGCCCAGCCACCGCGCCAACGAGAAGCCCGGTGAGCGCGCCCAACGCGGTGCCGAGGAGTGGAGTGGATCCCTCCTCCGCCCAGTAGCCGTCTGCTCCGAGCACGCCGTACACCGCGATCTTTCCGCTCTTGCGCCGCTCGATCATGCCGATGTGCTCGATCCACGGGTCGCCGAGGTGGGTCTCCTGAAACTGGGTCAGGATCTCCTGAGCCCGCTCGGCCCCCGAGAAGATGACGACGCCCAACTTCAAGGCCATGAAGTCCTCCGCGGCAGGATCAACCTGAAGTGAGTGCGCATCCCCGGGGGAACCTAGGGAGCCTTCTCGTGGAGACCGGCACCCGTGCTGGAAGCCATTGGCTTCTGCGCTGCCTCACGAAGCGCTTCTTCCAAGCGCCCCTTGAGCTCGTCTCGGATGGGCTGCTCGTACACCTCCCGAGCGCCGCGGCGGGTCGAGCTCAGCAGGTCGTCCACGTGCCGATCGTCCGCGAGGAGGGCCAGCGCAGAGCTGTTCTTGGCGAGCTTGCCGCGGATGATGTCGAACATCGTCCCATTCACGGTCTCTTCGTCCACGCCGCCGAGCAGGCCGCCCATTGCCGCGCCCGCTGCTCCGCCGATGGCAATTCCGGGAGGCCCCGCGAGCGCGCCCAGGAGCAAGCCGGTCATGCCGCCGACCGAGACGCCCAGGAGGGGCTCAACGCCTTCTTCCTCCCAGTTCACGTCGCTCCCGAGCGCGCCGTACATGGCGATCCGACCACTCTTTCGGCGCTCGATGACGCCGACGTTCTCAGCCCACTCGTCGCTTGGATGGAGCTCCCGGTATCCGGTGAGCACCTCGCCCGCCCGATCCGCGTCGTCGAAGATCACCACCCCGAGCTTCAAAGCCATGGCGCATGCTCCATTGTGAGGGACCACCCCAGGTGAACCGCGTAGGGCGCGCACCTCGAGGAGGCGCGCGCATCACTTGGCCTCCGCCACGCAGACTGTTCACGAATCCAGAATCGGCCACGGCTCCTGTCCTTCGATAAACGGCGGACCTCGCGCGGCGAGCGCAGGTCAGGCCGCTGGCGGAGCGCGGAGGACATCGCCGCGGCGCCGCCATTGCGTGGGCGTGGTCGAGGTCCATCGGCGGAATGCACGAAGGAAGGCGCGGGGGCTGGAGTAGCCCAGCTGGGCCGACACCTCGTCGATGGGCAGGACCGTGGTGTCGAGCAGGTGGGTGGCCTTCTCCGCGCGGACGGCATCGAGGAGCTCGTGGAAGTTGGTGTCCGACTGCTCGAGCCGGCGCTGGAGCGTCCGCGTGCTCATGCGGAGCTTCACGGCCAACCTGCTGAGCGTGGGTGCCTGCTTCCCCAGCATGCTGGCCAGCTGCTCCCGGATGAACGAGGGCACCACTCGAATCCGGACCTCTTCGAGCTCGCGCGTCGCACGTGCAGACAGGAAGGCGAAGAGGCCTGCATCCGCCTTGGGCGGTGTCCGCTGCACCGCCGCCGCCCCGAGCACGAGCGAGGTCGAGCGCTGGCCAAACTCCACCTTGCTGGTGCCGAGGAATTGCTCGAACTCTCTCTCCGAGCCAGACCGTCGCTGCGTGAAGGTGGCGCGCTCGGCCACGAAGTCCGCCCCGATTGCGGCGCGCAGAATCCGAACCACGAGCGCCACCTCGTGTTCAGCGAGCTCCCAGTTCGGCGGACCATCTGCCGGGGGAGTGAACGTGACCCGCCACGGCCAATGCGAATTCTCCAGCCGCAGGCGGCTCACTGGCCGCAAGAGCGAGAAGTGCTGGACGACGAACTCGACCGCGGCGCGACCCGTGGGCGCGACCTGTGGGCCGAACTCCAGCACGCCCAGCGAACCGGGTGGCAGCGCCAGCGCGCTGTGCAGGCCAAGGTCTGGGTCGCCCAGGAGGGCGGCGCCATCCGCGCAGAACTGGGCCACCTTGTCCGCCGGGAGAAGCAGCGGGAGGGTGTCGCACTCCCCGTAATCGCCCAGGCGTCGCGCGATGCCGGTGGGGCAGTACCCCTGCGCGCGAAGGACCGTCGCAAACGGACGGACGAATTCTTTGGAGATGTAGGACATCTCGCGGACGCTCTCCGACGACTGGCTCTGCTCGCACCTTTCGCTTGAAGCATCAACGCTTGGCCCGCCGCGCGCCACACGTCTCGTCCGAATTTGGCGCCCTCGGCGACTCTTGGCGTGATCTGTCACTGGGTTTTCGTCCGGGGTTCGTCAGGATTGCGCGGGAGGGGGAAATTCGGTGGGCCACCATGGCTTCGGAAAATCACCAAGCTGCACGCCATTCGCTCGACTGGTCATCCGTCGCCCGACTGATCGGAGAGCTGTCGCGGGTCCCGATGGTGGTCCTGGACGAGTGCGGGCGGGTTCAGCATTTGAGCTCGGCTGCTGAGGCGGCGCTCGGCTGGAGTCGCGAAGCGATCCAGGGATCTGAATTCTTCGCTCGCCTCAGCCCGGTCAGCGCGGCGTCCGCGCGGAGCTGGCTGCAAGAGGCTTTTCTCGGCATCCATCGCCGGCACACGTTCGAGGCCACCACGCCGGATGCTCGGACGCTCCACGTCGCCATCGAAGCCAATCCCTTCGGGGTACCCGGCCAGCGCGGCTTGCTCGTGTTGGTCGAGTCTGCGAGCGAAGTGCAGCTGGCGCCGGAGACCGACCGGGCTGTGGATTTCGAATATCGGGTCTCGATCGTCCCCGCAGAATTCGGCTCCCTCCTCTCGCGCTCCGATGGCGGGCGTGTGGCCTTCGGCTCGAAGCAGCAACGCTGTCACCAGGCCATCTTCGGGCGGGACTCGCGGTGCACCGACTGCCCGCTGAAGAATCCGGACGAGCCCTGGCCACGGGTCGCGGTACGCGTCGAGACCGATAGTCAGCGATTCATCAAGGTCCTGCATGCGAGCTCCCGCGGGCCAACCGAAGCACAGATCTCGGTGCGAAGTCTGCCGGAGACCACCTACGGCGCCCTCCAGGAGGCCCGCATTCGCCAGCTGGCCGCGCAGGCCAAGCTCTCGGGACGCGAGCACGACATTCTCAAGTACCTCCTCATGGGCCGCGCTGTGCAGGACATCGCGACCATCCTCGGGATCACGCGCCGCACGGTGCGATTCCACCAGCAGAACGTGCTGACCAAGCTGGGCGCGGATTCGCGGCTTGATCTGATGCGCCTCATTCTTTGAGCCAGCACGGCCACGGGGGACGACACCGTGGCGACGTCGTCGTAGGCCGTCCCTCCGCAGCTCGCCGCGAGCTTCACGCCTCGAACTCCGCCCGGAAGTCGTTGGGGTCGTAGCCGCAGGCGCGCAGCGGCTCATGCAGCCGATAGCGGGTGACCTTGGCGCTCGCGAGGATGTAGCCGCGCACAACCAGCAGCGGCGTGACCCGACGGTCCGCGGTCTCGGCGGCCAGCTCCTCCACCACCCTCACGACCTTGCGACGCGCGAGCGCGCGGAAGAGCGCCGGCACATGCTGGAGGAGGCGCTTCTGGAGTTCCTCGGCCTCGCCCACCCACTGCGTCGTGGTTGGAAGCTCGGGCTCGAATCCGTACTCGTCTTCGGTGAGCTCGCGCCAAAGCACGAGCCTGTTCCCGTCCAAATCCAGTACAGACGCCGACAGCTCCAGCTGAGGCGTGCGGAGCGGCGCATGCACGGGCCGCGCGCCCACATGGAGCAGCGCCTGCATCGCGGCTGTCACGTCACGAACCTGCAGCCGCAGGGTGGCTCGGCATTCCGGGTCGGCGATCTCGACGAGTCGCAAGGCGACGCTGCCGCCGTCGAGCTCGACCCAACCATCGCCCGCCCTTCGCCTCTCGAACCCCAGGGTGCCGACGTAGAAAGTCAGCGCCCGAGAAAGGGTGCGGACAGGCGGGTCCACATGGGTCACGCCGTAGAACATTCGACCTCCTCCAGCGACAAATGGGCCGGCGCTCCGCCGAGATGCGGAGCGCCGCCGTTGATCCGCTAGCCCGCGCTCTCGACTTCGGCGAGCGACTGGCGGCTCTTGCTGAGCACCATGCCGATGTTGGCGGAGCCACGGGTCACGAAGACCACCGCCTGTTCACGGTGCTTCTTCGAGCGAAGAAACACGTGGATGAGGTTCTGGCTGAAGACGACGATCTCGTTGAAGTAGCGGGCGCCGTCCTCGGGCTGGCCTCTCGAGCGGCGAAAGAGCTTCTCGATGGCCTGAACGCTCTGGCCCTGGAAGAGGTCGGCCGTGGCAGCGGCCACCAGGTCGAGCACCTCCTGGGGGTGGGAGTCCACCGTCTTCACGCCGAGCAGCATCCCGGTGCTCATGTCTACATAGCCAGCTGCGACGCACTCGGGGACGGACTGCTGGGCCTTGGCTAAGGCTGAATCAAGCGACATTCCATGCGCTCCTAGGACTGCGGGTTACGCCCCGTATCCGGGGCGGTGACGAGAGGATTGGCGAGTGGCGTGACCACCCGGGCTTCGCGGGCGCGCTCGAACCGCGCGAGGAAGTCGGCCTGTTCCTGCGATTGGATGCAACGCGGGTTGATCTGCCTCACGGTCTCGAGAGCCAGACACGCGGAGACACCCTCGAAGATGAGCTGGCACGCCAAGAGGGTGCCGGTGCGGCCCATGCCCGCGCGGCAGTGAAAGGCCACCACCTCACCGGCCCGGAGCGCGTCCTCGATCGCGCCGCAGAGCTCCAGGGCGGCCATCACATCGGGCACGCCCATGTCCGCGATCGGGAAGTGGACCGAACGAACGCCGTGGCCCCGCAACGCCTCGACGGGAACGGTCGCTGTTTCTTCGAGAGTCACCAGGCGCGTGACGCCCAGCCGTTGGAGGCCCCGGAGGTCGTCGTCGAGGCTTGCCACAATTCCCGGGCGCGGCAGCCCGCCGAGACGGCCCTGATGCACCCAATAGAATCCTCGTGGGCCGTAGAAGCTCGGCACCGGCGGATTCGCCGTGCTGGGTCGCGCTTGGATCACGGGGGTGGCGCTCGAAATGGGTCGAGCACTGTCCTCGTCCAGAGCTGGCGCGCTGTAGCCGCCCGTGCGTACGAAAACGCGGCCCGCCGCGCTCCAGGGAGCTGCAAAGAACGCCTGGGTGGGCGAGACCTCCTGAATGCGGCCCTCGGCCAGAAGCGCCGCAGTCCCGCCCAGCGCGCGGGCATGGGCCTGGTTGTGCGTGACCACCAGCACGGCACGCTCTGAGGCGTGCCGGCGGAGCAGCTCCACGAGCGGCTCGGCGTCGACCTCCTCGAGGCCGGCGGTCGGCTCGTCCACCAGGAGGAGCTTGGGGTCACAGGTCACCTCGCGCGCCACCGCCAGCCGACGCTGCACGCCCAGAGGAAGGGTGACCACCTCGCGGTCGAGGTTTGAGGCGAGCTCGGCCAGGCCATTGGCAAACAGCAGCCCAGTTACCCGCTCACGCTGTCCGGCCCGATCCAGCTCATGCCGCCTCGGCAGCGCCGAGGCCAGGTTCTCCCGCACCGACTCCACGAAGAAGCGAGCCTTCTGCATCACATACGCGATGGGAGGCCTGGGCTCTGCCATCAGCGAAGCGCCCTCGAAGAGCGCCTGGCCGCCCACCACGAGAGCAGGCTGGGCCGAGTTCAGCCCGGCCAGCGTGCGCAGCAGCGTCGACTTCCCAGAGCCGGCGGGCCCCACGAGGACAGTCATCCCCTGCCGCGCCACCGTCAGGCTCACGTCGGCCAGCACCAGCTGCGAACCGAAGGCCACCCGAAAATTGGCGAGCGTCAGCAACGGCGCACTCATGCGCTGCGGCTCCGGGACTCGGGCGAAAGCAACTGCCGACCGAGCGAGGTGAGGTAGGCCCAGACGAGCCCTTGCGGAACCGCGGCGCGGGCGAACACCCAGAGCACGTCGCCGTCTCCCGGCTGCTGGCCGGCAAAGCACCACAAGCCTTGTTCCAGCGTGCCCAGAGCTCGCAGACGGAGTCCGAGCTCGTGCAGATCCATGCCCGCGGCGTCGGGCGCCGCGCGGGGCAGGAGGTCTTCGCGGTTCAAGAGGGCCGAACGGCGGCGAGCAATGGCCGCGCACTGCTCCGGGCTCAGCCCACGCCTGCTGATGCCCGCGAGGGGTTCGCTCCCCTCCGGGCCGCCCACGAAGGCAGCCAGGAGGTCCGGTGCCTTGCCCATGAAATCGAGGATGGTGTCGAGAGCGCGGTGGTCCCTCCCCCAGGAAACAGGCTGTGCGGCGTGCGAGAGCTCGAGGTCGTCATCCTCGAGCTGGAGCTCCCAGGGCCGGCGCAGGGGCCGCGATGCGCTTTCATCGGTGACCGTGCCCGCCAGCCTGCAGAGGTCGGAGAGCGCGCGGCCGAGGAGCGCGCTGGCGCCCAGCCGGCACCAGAGCGAGCGGCGCGCTCCCATCCCGAGCGAGAGGCCCACCAGCGCCCCCCGACTCGAGCGTGTCACCGCATACAAAGCGCCGTCGAGGACGGTGTTCTCGACGAGCCCGGCCGGGACGCGGCTCGGCCCCTGCTCGCGCGCGGTGCGTTCCACCACGGAGGCGCCGTCGAGGATCTCTGCCCACTCCAGGCCGTGAATCGCGGCAGAGAGCCTGCGCAGCAGGGCGCCATCGATGGAGTCGAGGCCGGTCGGCGGCGCGGCGGCGGGCTCGTGAATCTCCGAAAGCAACGCCTCGAGCTCGAAGGTGAGCTGGGGGTCGTATGGGCGATAGGTCCGCGCGAGAAACAAGGTCTGGCCGCCCCGGAGCCCCACGACCGTCTCGAGCGCGAGCTCCACTTGGCGTCTCAGCGCCGCCCGCACCTGCGCGGCGCTCGCGAGTCCCCATGCAACCAAGGTCTCGCCAACCGGAGCGCGTGAGCCACGGCAGCTCTCGAGCACCTCGCGGAACACCTCGGGAGGCAGCTCCACCAAGGTCCCCAGGTGGCGGGTAAAGGCGAAGGGGTGGTTGGAGTCGGTGGCCCAGGCCACCCTGCCGTTCTGCAAATACACGTGGATCTCGACCGCGTCGGCCACGCACACGAACTCGCCGCTCCGGCGCTCGTCCGCCGCGGCGCGCAGCTCCTTCACGGGGTCACCAGCCATGACCGTCGCCTTTCCCGCTGGGCGACTGCTGCAGCGACGCCGCGAGCAGCTTCAGCCGTTCGGTGATTTCCCCTGCCCTGGACTCCGGATCGGCAACGAGGCGATCCAGCGAGTCGTCGAGGCCAGCGAGCAGTCTGAGCCGCGCACGCAGCAACTCGTGCACTTCGCCTTCAGGAAGGAGCGCCGAAAGGGGTTCCCCAAGCGACGCGAACAGGGCGGCATCGTGCTCCAGCAGCTCCTGGCGACGATTGACCTGAGGCAACATCTCCACGAAGGCCAACAGGTCCTGCCAGAGCCGCATCCCCGCGCGCAGATCGACACGGTGCTGCGGGAGCAGCCAGGCCAGGATTCGCCGCTGCAGCTCGCGGAGCTGCAACCGGTCCCGGATTCTCAGGTCCGGATAGACCGCCCACCCCACCATCACCGCGATGTTGGTGCCGGCGCCGCGCAGCTTGGCGGTGAGGTCCGCACCGGTCGACGCGTCGGTGCTGAGCATGCGCCTGCGGAACTTTGCGTAGGCGCTCCGCACTTGGAGCGAGATGGCCAACTCGGACTGGAAGTCGATGCGCTTCGGCGTGTGGTGGTGGCTTGCAATGGCGATGTCGATGGCTCCGAGCGCCTTCCGGATTCGTCGCAGCGCGCTGTCGCACTCGCCCAGAACGGAGAGCGTGCTCTGGATCTTGTTGAGCGCGCCGACGCGATCGTGACGCTGCCGCAACTCGAGCTTGGCCATGAAGGCGATGTCGCCGATGAGCAAGGCCGAATTGCCAGCATCGGAGAGCGCGCGATCGATGGCCTGTTCGAAGCGCAGGCCTGCGATGGGCGGCTGCGGTGCAGGCGGCTGCCCTTCGCTCTCTCGCTGACACGCGACGAGGACTTCTCCCACCAGAGCCAGGGCCGCGCCAACCAGAGTGGAGGCCTGCGGTTGTAACTCGGTCACGATGGTGTCGGGCGTGGCGGCTTCGTACGCCCGAATGTCCACGCGTTGGACCCGCTCCACGAGCGCAGCCATCGGCTCCTGGAAATGACTGAACGCCAAGGACCTGCCTCCGACTTGCCGCCCGAACGACTTGATCCTGCTCAAGCCGGAGACCAACTCGCAGCTGGCAGGGGTGACAGTGGCCTGGCCGTGAGGGCAGCCGGACTTGATGAATCGAGGATTCCGAAGCAGCTCGCCAACAAGGCGCGACAACACAGCCGCGCATGGGGGCCGCGACGTGGTGCAGCTCTACTGGGTTCCTCCTGAGGAACAACCGCTGTCGATTACCCACGCGTCAGGACGATTCTGCGGGCGAGTTTTGTAAGTCCCGCAGAACACTGACTCGAGACGAGTCAGCCGAACGAGCACTTTGGGGAGCTCAAAGAGGGCCCACTGACGCGAGTCGGTGGGCCCTTTCCTTTGCGGGATAGCGCGAAGTGGCGGAGACGCCGAGGGGATTTGGCGTCGCTGCCGCGCGAGCAGCCTCGGACGCCACTTTTCGCCGCCCGGTTTCTCGACCCCACCGGCGTCTTTCACGCACCGTCTGGGGGACCGAAGAGCGAGACGGGCTGTTAAGCGAACCGGGTCAGATCAGTGCGGGCGGGTTGTGGGGTCCACTGGCTCGAATCCACCAACAAGCCGCCCTGCTCTGCCGACCTACCTCTCTTCGGGCAGACGCCACGCACGCAGCTTCTGGATGGGGTCTGGGGTACCGAAGATGCCTCGGGCGCGCTCAAGCTTCTCCAGCAGCACGGCCTTCTCTTCGCCCGCCCTAGCTTCGATGTCTTTTCGGGCGCGCTCGAAGAACTCCTCGATGTGCCGAGCTCGCGACCAGGCGTCCATGATCAGCTGCAGCTCGTCCCGACTCTCTTTGAGTGCCTTCGCCCGCCGCTCTTCGTCCTGCTGCCGCTTCCACTCGAGCATTTCTGCTTCGTGCTTGCGCTCGAGTTCATGGCGA comes from Deltaproteobacteria bacterium and encodes:
- a CDS encoding TetR/AcrR family transcriptional regulator; its protein translation is MPSPYLMDIHVEQMCQLDTRVHDASCWRLEHEPAGGQATMGRTATITDERLLEAARAEFLAHGIRATSRAIAQRAGVSPGMLFLRFGSKEALFAAAMNMRNETLDLPLDLLARVGKGSVRDTLVDVGERLLDKLFFTLPGQLMAWANPDSDPDSAQGDRQAEDFHQRRFPALQLVVDYLRAEARLGRIKLADPFVVAQAFSGSLWFFAYGQVMAGKRRAPQAASSHRAFVQCLVDTLWGGLQP
- a CDS encoding DUF2621 family protein, whose translation is MFYGVTHVDPPVRTLSRALTFYVGTLGFERRRAGDGWVELDGGSVALRLVEIADPECRATLRLQVRDVTAAMQALLHVGARPVHAPLRTPQLELSASVLDLDGNRLVLWRELTEDEYGFEPELPTTTQWVGEAEELQKRLLQHVPALFRALARRKVVRVVEELAAETADRRVTPLLVVRGYILASAKVTRYRLHEPLRACGYDPNDFRAEFEA
- a CDS encoding DUF1269 domain-containing protein produces the protein MALKLGVVIFDDADRAGEVLTGYRELHPSDEWAENVGVIERRKSGRIAMYGALGSDVNWEEEGVEPLLGVSVGGMTGLLLGALAGPPGIAIGGAAGAAMGGLLGGVDEETVNGTMFDIIRGKLAKNSSALALLADDRHVDDLLSSTRRGAREVYEQPIRDELKGRLEEALREAAQKPMASSTGAGLHEKAP
- a CDS encoding AraC family transcriptional regulator ligand-binding domain-containing protein, which gives rise to MSYISKEFVRPFATVLRAQGYCPTGIARRLGDYGECDTLPLLLPADKVAQFCADGAALLGDPDLGLHSALALPPGSLGVLEFGPQVAPTGRAAVEFVVQHFSLLRPVSRLRLENSHWPWRVTFTPPADGPPNWELAEHEVALVVRILRAAIGADFVAERATFTQRRSGSEREFEQFLGTSKVEFGQRSTSLVLGAAAVQRTPPKADAGLFAFLSARATRELEEVRIRVVPSFIREQLASMLGKQAPTLSRLAVKLRMSTRTLQRRLEQSDTNFHELLDAVRAEKATHLLDTTVLPIDEVSAQLGYSSPRAFLRAFRRWTSTTPTQWRRRGDVLRAPPAA
- a CDS encoding DoxX family protein → MNTALWIAQGFTALALMLTGLVKVIVPREKLATRMHWAATWPPGRIKLLGLAEVAGAAGLVLPIATGIAPVLTPIAALCCAVLMGGAVQTHRRLGEGFAPALILGVLCLGIAAGRFAGLGTMG
- a CDS encoding TetR/AcrR family transcriptional regulator, with the translated sequence MGRQRSARTETRILEAALKVFAAMGPDAPKIDDFAQAAGISRGTFYNHFESVEELLAATSEWTTREIVEVIEAALEGISEPGLRFGLGLRLFFSMAQQDPVWCRFVARMWKVGGLELPLRDLERGVRLGVFRAPSAAVARDFIFGGIREALLQIGEGRSSAAYGAQITELCLQALGADVLRIAAILRHPLPRVPSHPVPTRQGGVTP
- a CDS encoding PAS domain-containing protein — translated: MASENHQAARHSLDWSSVARLIGELSRVPMVVLDECGRVQHLSSAAEAALGWSREAIQGSEFFARLSPVSAASARSWLQEAFLGIHRRHTFEATTPDARTLHVAIEANPFGVPGQRGLLVLVESASEVQLAPETDRAVDFEYRVSIVPAEFGSLLSRSDGGRVAFGSKQQRCHQAIFGRDSRCTDCPLKNPDEPWPRVAVRVETDSQRFIKVLHASSRGPTEAQISVRSLPETTYGALQEARIRQLAAQAKLSGREHDILKYLLMGRAVQDIATILGITRRTVRFHQQNVLTKLGADSRLDLMRLIL
- a CDS encoding ATP-binding cassette domain-containing protein, with translation MSAPLLTLANFRVAFGSQLVLADVSLTVARQGMTVLVGPAGSGKSTLLRTLAGLNSAQPALVVGGQALFEGASLMAEPRPPIAYVMQKARFFVESVRENLASALPRRHELDRAGQRERVTGLLFANGLAELASNLDREVVTLPLGVQRRLAVAREVTCDPKLLLVDEPTAGLEEVDAEPLVELLRRHASERAVLVVTHNQAHARALGGTAALLAEGRIQEVSPTQAFFAAPWSAAGRVFVRTGGYSAPALDEDSARPISSATPVIQARPSTANPPVPSFYGPRGFYWVHQGRLGGLPRPGIVASLDDDLRGLQRLGVTRLVTLEETATVPVEALRGHGVRSVHFPIADMGVPDVMAALELCGAIEDALRAGEVVAFHCRAGMGRTGTLLACQLIFEGVSACLALETVRQINPRCIQSQEQADFLARFERAREARVVTPLANPLVTAPDTGRNPQS
- a CDS encoding DUF1269 domain-containing protein yields the protein MALKLGVVIFSGAERAQEILTQFQETHLGDPWIEHIGMIERRKSGKIAVYGVLGADGYWAEEGSTPLLGTALGALTGLLVGAVAGPAGIGAGGALGAAVGGLLGTTDEEEADHTIFDIIRAKLLKNSSALVLLAEDTYVDELVVSTRAEAVDIYQSVVREELRGRLEEALREAAAKEDSGSRSQSPHPPAL